In Pedobacter sp. WC2423, the following are encoded in one genomic region:
- a CDS encoding PorP/SprF family type IX secretion system membrane protein, which produces MKLFKQALLTSALVLMLSVSQAQQSTSFTQYQDNQVPFNSAYSLLDKAGSVNLNSRKQWAGIEGAPYTFQLNGSLPIEKINGAAGLSLTYDKFNIEKLTEVSAFFAKAVQLSDQNFFAASFNAGFRNYIASYTEVDPNDVSFRNDIRETVGTVGLGVMLYSPEKYYIGASLPRLSFRSLGNASADEKRNYSNTYYFSGAYLFNLNEEVKFKPATMVSYSRTYNTEADFSATVYLKDKFGLGVNYKTTSEVAGIISVIFNTNVKLGYSYQTGFGNANIGKISKGSHEISVGIRFGGKGPLQPKLL; this is translated from the coding sequence ATGAAACTCTTTAAACAGGCATTGTTAACCAGTGCGCTCGTCCTGATGCTGAGCGTAAGCCAGGCACAGCAATCGACTTCTTTTACCCAATATCAAGATAACCAGGTTCCATTTAATTCTGCCTATTCATTATTAGATAAAGCAGGTTCAGTGAATCTGAACAGCAGAAAGCAATGGGCGGGAATAGAAGGAGCACCCTATACTTTCCAGCTCAATGGAAGCTTACCTATAGAAAAGATCAATGGAGCTGCAGGTTTGTCCCTGACTTATGATAAGTTTAATATCGAGAAACTGACCGAAGTATCTGCCTTTTTTGCCAAAGCAGTGCAGCTTTCTGATCAGAATTTTTTTGCAGCCTCTTTTAATGCAGGATTCAGAAATTATATTGCAAGTTATACAGAAGTTGATCCGAACGATGTGAGTTTTCGTAACGATATCAGGGAAACCGTTGGAACAGTAGGCTTAGGTGTGATGTTATATAGCCCGGAAAAGTATTATATAGGTGCTTCTTTGCCAAGATTGAGTTTCCGAAGCCTGGGTAATGCCTCTGCTGATGAAAAAAGAAACTATAGTAATACCTATTATTTTAGCGGCGCATACCTGTTCAATTTGAATGAAGAAGTGAAATTTAAACCTGCTACCATGGTATCCTATAGCAGAACTTATAATACAGAGGCCGATTTTTCGGCAACTGTATATTTAAAAGATAAATTCGGGCTTGGGGTTAACTATAAGACTACAAGTGAGGTTGCAGGAATTATATCAGTCATCTTTAATACTAATGTGAAATTGGGATATAGTTATCAAACTGGCTTTGGTAATGCTAATATCGGGAAGATCAGCAAAGGGTCTCATGAAATTTCTGTAGGCATCCGCTTTGGTGGTAAAGGTCCATTGCAACCAAAATTGTTATAA
- a CDS encoding ROK family protein gives MEVTEKLVKSTELKSEILKQLYLEKSLSCAEMSVLFNKSIPIITKTINELIHEGFSIEVGYAPSSGGRRPLMYAIKPDAMHMMAIAMDQLSTRIAIVDLNNKPIAEIETVELMLDNNTAALSQLITYIESHILKSGINKQSILGIGIGMPGFVSVKDGKNYSYLDAEGEKLTVYISNATGLTTYIDNDSSVIALAEQRFGVAKSLKEVMVINLGWGIGLGMIVNGDIFRGYSGFAGEFSHIPLFEDGELCICGKQGCLEAEASMLVVVKKAIEGIKQGRLSTLNSFIDSSLKVMSDAIFEAANNGDQFVIELLSDAGYKIGKALSILIHIMNPQTIVLSGRGAKASKIMMAPMQQALNKYCIPRLAANTELLISKLGFDGEIIGAAALVMENFDNEQLMLNTKRLNLNLKKTKT, from the coding sequence ATGGAAGTAACAGAAAAGCTAGTTAAAAGCACTGAGCTCAAAAGTGAGATCTTAAAGCAATTGTACTTGGAGAAGTCACTTTCTTGTGCTGAAATGAGCGTTTTATTTAATAAAAGCATCCCAATTATAACTAAAACAATAAATGAGTTAATTCATGAGGGCTTTAGTATTGAGGTTGGTTATGCACCGTCGAGCGGGGGCCGCCGGCCGTTAATGTATGCTATAAAACCAGATGCGATGCATATGATGGCGATAGCAATGGATCAGCTTTCCACCCGGATCGCTATTGTTGATCTGAACAATAAGCCAATAGCTGAAATTGAAACAGTAGAGCTGATGTTGGATAACAATACCGCAGCGCTATCTCAATTAATCACTTACATAGAAAGTCATATCCTGAAATCCGGAATCAATAAACAAAGTATCCTGGGGATAGGTATAGGAATGCCTGGTTTTGTCAGTGTAAAAGATGGGAAGAATTATTCTTATCTGGATGCAGAAGGCGAAAAACTGACCGTATACATTTCCAATGCTACAGGATTAACTACTTATATCGATAATGATTCCAGTGTGATCGCATTAGCCGAACAACGATTCGGAGTCGCTAAGTCTCTTAAAGAGGTCATGGTGATTAACCTGGGTTGGGGAATCGGCCTTGGGATGATCGTAAATGGAGATATTTTCAGAGGTTACAGTGGTTTTGCAGGTGAATTCAGTCATATCCCCTTATTTGAAGACGGAGAATTATGTATCTGTGGTAAACAAGGTTGTCTTGAAGCAGAAGCATCAATGCTTGTTGTAGTTAAAAAAGCCATTGAAGGGATCAAACAAGGACGCTTATCTACTTTAAATTCCTTTATAGATAGTTCGTTGAAAGTGATGAGTGATGCGATTTTTGAAGCTGCCAATAATGGAGATCAGTTTGTAATTGAATTACTTTCAGATGCTGGTTATAAAATTGGTAAAGCACTTTCTATTCTCATTCATATTATGAATCCGCAAACCATTGTATTAAGTGGGAGAGGAGCAAAAGCGAGTAAAATAATGATGGCTCCTATGCAGCAGGCTTTAAATAAATACTGTATTCCAAGACTAGCTGCCAATACAGAACTATTAATCTCCAAACTAGGCTTTGATGGTGAAATTATTGGTGCTGCGGCGCTGGTTATGGAGAATTTTGACAATGAACAATTAATGCTGAACACTAAACGATTAAATCTAAACTTAAAAAAAACCAAAACATGA
- a CDS encoding SusC/RagA family TonB-linked outer membrane protein — translation MKKLLLFTLLMPGLAMGANLSNAGNSVLISWPAHKASSLNALKVAATIKGTVKDASGLPLVGVSVQVKGTKLSTQTDSNGNFAIQAAAGDVLIFSYIGFARQEATVGSGTVQITLLEDSKQLGEVVVTALGIKKSEKTITYSTQQVSGSELTRVKSDNLMNSLNGKVSGVTISPSASGVGGSAKVILRGNKSAGGNNQPLYVIDGVPISNGSNANGQPNNTFGSNVGQGGGGTTAVSASQDGGDGISNLNPEDIETLTILKGASASALYGSQAQNGVILITTKKGKAGKTQISFSSSITLDRVAYKPEFQDSYGQTTGGADSWGDKIPSAQDNVSSFFQTGTNLTNSISLSGGNDVAQSYFSYANTAARGVEPTNKLARHNLNFRETGRFLDNKLTVDANVNYISQKVNNSPGLGLYLNPLTGLYLFPRGRDISSYKTQFEVPGSVEGVSVPQQNWPFNEDVQQNPWWVLNRNLNEAKRNRILLNASAKYDFTSWLSIQARGNIDRYTDIYEQDLYASTNAVLAKKNGQLLLSNQTTEQKYADLLLTFSIPSKSDFKVDGVLGTSITDANAFGTLIGPDASNGYTQPGLTIPNIFLPENITTVAGGPPVTTLPNNHNQIQSVFANANIGYKNWAFLTVTARNDWSSNLAFTPNNSYFYPSAGLSFILNQMFKLPEVISYAKLRGTFAQVGNTVPNYVTNPLTHFSTGGGVLLNSVAPFPELKPEKTTSFELGTDLRFLGDRLNLSFTYYKSNTKNQFIRVLPSFVTTFSQGYVNAGNIQNSGIEFNLGYDVIKNTNLTWNSSFNGSANKNKVIDVDSKDGINQFILTPNRNNTYQSELRTGGSFGDIYGVTFKRDDQNRMMIGADGKPLVNDGYNFIGNANPKFQLGWSNSFDYKRFRVSFLVDGKFGGQVLSLTEAVLDKYGVSKVSGDARNQGGVNINGVDAVTGKPINSADPKTWYTSVGGRDGITENYIYSATVVRLREASVGYTVPFTKGAVKSLRLSLIGRNLLYFYKKAPFDPEVTMSTGNGLSGVDVFSQPATRNFGFNLNVTF, via the coding sequence ATGAAAAAATTACTACTCTTCACTTTATTGATGCCAGGCCTGGCAATGGGAGCAAATCTCAGCAACGCAGGCAACTCGGTATTAATTAGCTGGCCTGCGCACAAGGCCAGTTCTTTAAATGCGTTAAAAGTAGCAGCGACCATTAAAGGAACAGTAAAAGATGCAAGCGGATTACCTTTAGTTGGGGTAAGCGTGCAAGTTAAAGGCACAAAATTAAGTACACAGACAGATTCAAATGGTAATTTTGCCATACAGGCTGCTGCTGGTGACGTCTTGATTTTCTCTTACATTGGCTTTGCACGTCAGGAAGCTACAGTAGGTTCTGGAACTGTGCAAATTACCCTGTTGGAAGATTCAAAACAACTTGGAGAGGTTGTGGTTACTGCCCTGGGTATTAAAAAGTCGGAAAAAACGATTACTTATTCCACGCAGCAGGTATCAGGATCAGAACTGACCAGGGTAAAAAGTGATAACTTAATGAACTCACTGAATGGTAAAGTTTCTGGTGTAACGATTTCACCCAGTGCTTCCGGAGTAGGAGGTTCAGCAAAAGTTATTTTAAGAGGTAACAAATCAGCTGGTGGAAATAACCAGCCTCTGTATGTAATTGATGGAGTTCCGATTTCAAACGGCTCAAACGCTAACGGACAACCTAACAATACTTTTGGAAGTAACGTAGGACAAGGTGGGGGCGGAACTACAGCAGTAAGTGCAAGTCAGGACGGTGGTGATGGTATATCCAACCTTAATCCGGAAGACATTGAAACACTGACTATTTTGAAAGGGGCATCAGCTTCTGCCTTATATGGCAGCCAGGCGCAAAATGGTGTAATCTTAATTACTACTAAAAAAGGAAAAGCCGGAAAAACTCAAATCAGCTTTTCTTCATCGATTACACTTGACCGCGTAGCCTACAAACCTGAATTTCAGGATAGCTATGGTCAGACAACTGGTGGAGCAGACAGCTGGGGTGATAAAATACCATCAGCACAAGACAATGTAAGCTCATTCTTTCAGACAGGTACAAATTTAACCAACTCAATCAGTCTTTCTGGTGGAAATGATGTAGCACAATCCTATTTCTCTTATGCCAATACAGCAGCCAGAGGAGTAGAGCCAACCAACAAACTGGCCCGCCATAATCTTAACTTCCGTGAAACAGGCCGTTTTCTGGATAATAAGCTAACCGTAGATGCGAATGTAAATTATATCTCTCAAAAAGTTAACAACAGTCCTGGTCTGGGCCTTTACCTAAATCCTTTAACCGGATTATATTTATTCCCAAGAGGGCGGGATATTTCTTCTTACAAAACTCAGTTTGAAGTACCAGGATCAGTGGAAGGTGTTTCAGTGCCACAGCAAAACTGGCCATTTAACGAAGACGTACAGCAAAATCCATGGTGGGTACTTAACCGTAACCTGAATGAAGCTAAGCGTAACCGTATCCTGTTGAATGCAAGTGCTAAATATGACTTTACAAGCTGGTTAAGTATCCAGGCACGTGGAAATATTGACCGTTACACAGATATTTACGAGCAGGATTTATATGCCAGTACCAATGCGGTACTTGCTAAAAAGAACGGACAATTATTATTAAGCAACCAGACTACTGAGCAGAAATATGCAGATTTATTACTGACTTTCTCTATACCTTCTAAGTCTGATTTTAAAGTAGACGGTGTATTAGGTACGAGTATTACTGATGCCAATGCTTTTGGTACATTGATTGGCCCTGATGCAAGCAACGGCTATACACAACCAGGTTTAACCATTCCAAATATCTTTCTTCCGGAAAATATCACAACAGTTGCCGGCGGACCTCCGGTTACGACCTTACCAAATAACCATAACCAGATACAATCGGTATTTGCCAATGCAAACATTGGGTATAAAAACTGGGCATTCTTAACTGTTACAGCAAGAAATGACTGGTCCTCAAACCTGGCATTTACACCAAATAACTCTTATTTTTATCCATCAGCAGGTTTGTCTTTTATCCTGAACCAGATGTTTAAATTGCCTGAAGTGATTTCTTACGCAAAATTAAGAGGTACTTTTGCGCAGGTAGGTAACACTGTTCCGAATTATGTAACCAATCCATTAACGCACTTTAGTACTGGCGGTGGTGTCTTGCTAAACTCTGTAGCTCCTTTTCCGGAATTGAAGCCAGAGAAGACAACCTCTTTTGAGTTAGGAACAGACTTGCGTTTTTTAGGTGACAGACTTAACCTGAGTTTCACTTACTATAAATCTAACACCAAGAATCAATTTATCCGCGTTCTTCCTTCCTTCGTAACTACTTTCTCGCAAGGTTATGTCAATGCAGGAAATATTCAGAACTCAGGTATCGAGTTTAATTTAGGTTACGATGTGATCAAGAATACAAACCTGACGTGGAATTCATCTTTCAACGGATCAGCTAATAAAAACAAAGTAATTGACGTCGATTCAAAAGATGGTATTAATCAATTTATATTAACGCCAAACCGTAACAATACTTATCAGTCAGAATTAAGGACAGGCGGTTCATTTGGTGATATTTATGGGGTAACCTTTAAACGTGATGATCAGAACCGTATGATGATTGGTGCTGATGGCAAACCGTTGGTTAATGATGGCTACAATTTTATTGGAAACGCAAACCCTAAGTTCCAATTGGGATGGAGCAACAGTTTTGATTACAAAAGATTCAGAGTAAGCTTCCTTGTGGATGGTAAATTCGGCGGGCAGGTATTATCACTTACTGAAGCTGTACTTGATAAATATGGTGTTTCAAAAGTATCTGGTGATGCCAGAAATCAAGGTGGTGTAAATATCAATGGCGTAGATGCAGTTACAGGTAAGCCAATTAACAGTGCCGATCCTAAAACATGGTATACTTCTGTAGGTGGTCGTGATGGTATTACAGAAAATTACATCTACAGTGCAACGGTAGTTCGCTTACGTGAAGCTTCTGTAGGTTATACAGTTCCATTTACTAAAGGGGCTGTTAAAAGCTTAAGACTCTCTTTAATCGGAAGAAATCTTCTATACTTTTATAAAAAAGCACCATTTGATCCTGAGGTTACGATGTCAACAGGTAACGGATTATCTGGTGTAGACGTATTCAGCCAGCCAGCAACACGTAATTTCGGTTTCAACCTGAATGTTACTTTCTAA
- a CDS encoding SusD/RagB family nutrient-binding outer membrane lipoprotein, whose product MKTQYMIRNGYKYALSAFLALTVLTFAGCKKDFEKYNTDNTGIGNGKFQIGLVYPGIQASVFGGEGDYQLNQNLNADCYSGYMMSPNPFRGNINNLNYSLVDGWNQNIFVTSYTNSLFAINSIGKAGTRTTLPDFWAIALILKVEIMNRVTDKFGPVAYSAAGKTLMGTPYDAQQAVYKQFFLELDTAVTNLNTYIKANPAQTPFKQYDLVYGGDYTKWLKFANSLRLRLAMHIVKADAATAQAQAQKALDPASGGVLTINADNAGISGGGTHNPLEVITSSWTDIALGAPIETYLVGYKDPRLPVYATPATDTRFAGQYKGIRIGSIVTAKPGYSGYSLLNSKTIVTSNSPMIMMTAAEVWFLKAEAALRGWTGAGDAQTNYNTGIQTSLAQWNVSNGTYVNDDTSLPIAYVDPGNAANNSPAVSTITVKWDGGAANEQKLERIITQKWIAMFPEGQEAWTEYRRTGYPKLFPVVTNNSNGTIDSKIQIRRLPFPQNEYSTNGPEIAKAVQLLNGADNGGTRLWWDVNKANF is encoded by the coding sequence ATGAAAACTCAATATATGATACGCAATGGTTATAAGTATGCACTGTCTGCTTTTCTTGCACTAACTGTACTTACGTTTGCCGGTTGTAAAAAGGATTTTGAAAAATATAACACTGATAATACAGGTATTGGCAATGGGAAGTTCCAGATTGGATTGGTATATCCGGGAATCCAGGCTTCTGTTTTTGGTGGAGAAGGTGATTATCAGCTGAATCAAAACTTAAATGCTGACTGTTACTCAGGTTATATGATGTCTCCAAACCCATTCAGAGGAAATATCAATAACTTAAATTACAGCCTGGTAGACGGATGGAATCAGAATATCTTTGTGACTTCTTATACCAATTCATTGTTTGCCATCAATTCCATAGGAAAAGCAGGAACAAGAACTACACTTCCTGACTTCTGGGCTATTGCCTTAATCCTTAAAGTGGAGATTATGAACAGAGTGACTGATAAATTTGGCCCTGTTGCTTATAGTGCAGCAGGAAAAACTTTAATGGGAACACCTTATGATGCTCAGCAAGCCGTTTACAAGCAGTTTTTCCTTGAACTGGATACAGCGGTAACAAACCTGAATACTTATATCAAAGCTAATCCTGCACAAACTCCATTCAAACAATACGATTTGGTTTATGGCGGTGACTATACTAAATGGTTGAAATTTGCTAATTCGCTACGTTTACGCTTAGCTATGCATATCGTGAAAGCTGATGCTGCAACAGCGCAGGCACAAGCTCAAAAGGCTTTAGATCCAGCCAGCGGAGGTGTACTGACAATAAATGCAGACAATGCTGGTATTTCTGGTGGTGGAACGCACAATCCATTGGAGGTTATTACTTCCAGCTGGACAGATATTGCTTTAGGAGCCCCGATAGAAACCTATCTGGTTGGTTACAAAGATCCTCGTTTACCAGTATATGCAACTCCAGCAACGGATACACGTTTTGCAGGTCAGTATAAAGGTATCCGTATCGGATCAATTGTAACTGCCAAGCCTGGTTATAGTGGCTACTCTTTGTTAAATAGCAAAACTATTGTGACGAGTAACTCGCCAATGATAATGATGACTGCTGCTGAAGTTTGGTTCCTTAAAGCAGAAGCAGCGTTACGCGGATGGACTGGCGCAGGTGATGCACAAACGAATTATAATACTGGTATTCAAACTTCATTAGCGCAATGGAATGTATCTAACGGTACTTATGTTAATGATGACACAAGTTTACCAATTGCTTATGTTGATCCTGGGAATGCAGCGAACAACTCACCAGCTGTTTCAACTATTACTGTTAAATGGGATGGTGGAGCTGCTAATGAGCAGAAACTTGAACGTATTATTACTCAGAAATGGATTGCAATGTTCCCTGAAGGTCAGGAAGCCTGGACAGAATACCGCCGTACAGGGTATCCTAAACTGTTCCCGGTAGTTACTAACAACAGTAATGGGACTATTGATAGCAAAATCCAGATCCGCAGATTACCTTTCCCTCAAAATGAATATTCAACCAATGGGCCGGAAATTGCGAAAGCTGTTCAATTATTGAATGGAGCGGATAATGGTGGAACAAGGTTATGGTGGGATGTAAATAAGGCAAATTTTTAA
- a CDS encoding multiprotein-bridging factor 1 family protein, which translates to MAENDKSALKEYGNRVRTFRKEANISQEALATFAQLYQSYIASIEKGDVNIGILAQQTLSNTFGVKHYQLSDPDFPIPPKNILRENIRRYITAKNIDPACLKDKLPDYVKYMDELLQSGFLNEPKTTKEIAEKYKNEYELEITPSRIADILSRGTRKDKIDVIKSSCGKRNRYKLINRKNHL; encoded by the coding sequence GTGGCAGAAAACGATAAAAGCGCATTAAAAGAATACGGAAACAGGGTGAGGACCTTCAGGAAAGAAGCTAATATTTCGCAGGAAGCATTGGCTACTTTTGCTCAATTGTATCAATCTTATATTGCTTCTATTGAAAAAGGGGATGTAAATATTGGGATTTTGGCGCAGCAGACGCTAAGTAATACTTTTGGAGTGAAGCATTATCAACTATCAGACCCTGATTTTCCAATTCCTCCAAAAAATATCTTAAGAGAAAACATCAGGCGTTATATTACAGCAAAAAACATTGATCCGGCCTGTCTGAAAGACAAACTGCCTGATTATGTAAAATATATGGATGAATTGCTGCAATCCGGATTCCTTAATGAACCGAAGACCACCAAAGAGATAGCTGAAAAATATAAAAATGAATACGAACTGGAAATAACTCCTTCCCGTATTGCTGATATATTAAGCCGTGGAACCAGAAAAGATAAAATTGATGTAATCAAATCTTCCTGTGGTAAAAGAAACAGATACAAACTGATTAATCGGAAAAACCATCTTTGA
- a CDS encoding Lrp/AsnC family transcriptional regulator gives METFDPIDKKILKVLQADARLNTKQIAGKIGLTVTPTYERLKKIEQSGVVKEYVALLDREKIGKTIVAFINVSLQLHSKPLINAFERAIVKVPEVMECFHVAGNFDYLLKVVVKDMNSYQNFLSNKLATIENIAHVQSSFVMTEIKYQTAFVLD, from the coding sequence CGATTGACAAGAAGATTTTAAAAGTTTTACAGGCAGACGCCCGTCTGAATACCAAACAGATTGCTGGCAAAATAGGTTTAACGGTTACACCTACTTATGAAAGGCTCAAAAAAATTGAGCAAAGTGGTGTGGTTAAGGAGTACGTAGCCTTACTGGACAGGGAAAAAATCGGTAAAACTATTGTGGCTTTCATTAATGTTTCTTTACAGCTGCATTCCAAGCCACTAATTAACGCGTTTGAACGGGCAATTGTTAAGGTTCCTGAAGTGATGGAATGTTTCCATGTAGCTGGTAATTTTGACTACCTGCTGAAAGTTGTCGTCAAAGACATGAATAGTTATCAGAATTTCCTATCCAATAAACTCGCAACCATCGAAAATATTGCTCATGTCCAGAGTTCATTTGTGATGACAGAAATCAAATATCAAACTGCTTTCGTACTGGATTAG